DNA from Prosthecobacter fusiformis:
CACGTTGCAGCATTTCGACATATTCTTCCTGGAATGTTTTGACCCGGTGATGAGCTTCCTGATTCAAGACATAAGCTCTTACTTTTTCCAGGCTGGAGACACTGACGGTGAATGCTCCGTAACCCTCCTGCCATGCGAAACCTGCGAGCCGAAGTTCCTCATGAATCCATCGCGATGAAATGCTTTTTACCCGTTGTAGGATATCCGCCAAGCAATGGGTGGGACGCAGCCCGGCAAGCAGATGCACATGGTCTCCCGTGCCACCGATGGCGTGTGGTATGCCATTTTCGGTGCGCAAGATGCCCCCGAGATATTCATGCAGGCGCGAGCGAAGGTGAGGTTCAAACCACGGCTCCCGATTTTTGGTGCTGAAGACGAGATGGTAATGCAGGGCGGCATGCGTCGAGGGCATGAGGTCAGGATTCAGAGATGGGGACGGGTTGCATCCGTTTTTTTAAGATGTTGAGGTGCCCTTCCTGCGTCCCTCCGGGACGCGACGTATGTGGGGGTGTGTGGTGTTGAGGTCCGGTGGTTCTCGGTCGCTACGCGCCCTTCACCACCCGGCTAATGTCCGGGCTCCCTCCGGGAGTGTAGGAGGTCGTTTGGCCTAACGGGAGGTGTGTTTTTTGGGGGCGGACGTGGCGGATAGAACGGTCTTGCGCGGGACGCACAAGACGGCACGCGAGACACGTGCGCTCCATGGGGACAGACGAGTGCGCTTCATGGGGGACGGGGGCACCATGATGAGCTGGTTGAACTATTCTTGGGGTGGGGCACGTTTTTATTTCTACGACTCGACCCATGAAACTCCT
Protein-coding regions in this window:
- the tnpA gene encoding IS200/IS605 family transposase, coding for MPSTHAALHYHLVFSTKNREPWFEPHLRSRLHEYLGGILRTENGIPHAIGGTGDHVHLLAGLRPTHCLADILQRVKSISSRWIHEELRLAGFAWQEGYGAFTVSVSSLEKVRAYVLNQEAHHRVKTFQEEYVEMLQRGLVEYNEAHLW